One segment of Toxotes jaculatrix isolate fToxJac2 chromosome 8, fToxJac2.pri, whole genome shotgun sequence DNA contains the following:
- the eomesb gene encoding eomesodermin homolog b: MLGGEADSSTFSSTKEAADERRKSPAVDGDDPTTRSRYTEHGLGADRYAPTVPKQCPETSNPCSFIPYTPSGTVYTPSSAGRYPSSLHLGSVLPPAGFSPTTAGRSHFSSTYHLGQSPGCIYPPYTGSGSALSSMTLPTADPGMRAQVYLCNRPLWLKFHRHQTEMIITKQGRRMFPFLSFNIAGLSLTAHYNVFVEVVLADPNHWRFQGGKWVTCGKADSSSQGNKVYIHPESPNTGAHWMRQEISFSKLKLTNNKGTSHSTSQMIVLQSLHKYQPRLHIVEVTEDGVEDINSDKTQSFTFPETQFIAVTAYQNTDITQLKIDHNPFAKGFRDNYDSMYTAPENDRLTPSPTDSPRAHQIVPGARYTMQPLFQDQFVNNPPQSRFYNSERAVPQTSSLLSPQIEDGASQRWFVTSMQQGGNSTSTSNKLDLTPYEGEYSSSLLPYGIKSLSMQTSHALSYYPDSPFTTMSAGWGPRAAYQRKVTPSLPWSPRPSPSAGFPEDSDKVKPQIEEEVNGSGGLISSWTETQTSALSLDKADSYSTACKRRRLSLSGPSTEDSPADIKCEDLVSAATNSTAYSKETPSSKGMAAYYSFYTNP; this comes from the exons ATGCTCGGCGGTGAAGCTGACAGCAGCACCTTCTCTTCTACGAAGGAAGCAGCGGATGAGAGACGCAAGTCTCCAGCTGTGGACGGGGATGACCCGACCACTCGCAGCAGGTACACGGAGCACGGGTTGGGTGCTGACCGGTACGCTCCGACAGTTCCCAAACAATGCCCAGAGACATCGAATCCCTGTTCTTTTATCCCTTACACCCCCAGCGGGACGGTTTACACGCCGTCCAGCGCTGGCAGGTACCCCTCATCTCTCCACTTAGGCTCCGTGTTGCCTCCCGCGGGGTTTTCTCCCACCACAGCCGGTCGCAGTCACTTCAGCTCGACTTACCACCTCGGACAGAGCCCCGGCTGCATCTACCCGCCCTACACCGGCTCAGGTTCCGCTCTCAGCAGTATGACTCTTCCTACCGCCGATCCGGGGATGAGGGCCCAGGTCTACCTCTGCAACCGGCCGCTGTGGCTCAAGTTCCACCGGCACCAGACCGAGATGATCATCACCAAGCAGGGCAG acGGATGTTCCCGTTTCTCAGTTTTAACATTGCTGGTCTCAGCCTGACAGCGCACTACAACGTCTTTGTGGAGGTGGTGCTGGCGGATCCAAACCACTGGAGGTTTCAAGGAGGCAAGTGGGTTACCTGTGGGAAGGCGGACAGCAGCAGCCAAG ggAACAAAGTGTATATCCATCCAGAGTCTCCAAACACAGGGGCCCACTGGATGAGACAAGAAATCTCCTTCAGCAAACTGAAACTCACCAACAACAAAGGAACCAGCCACAGTACTTCTCAG ATGATTGTCCTGCAGTCGCTGCATAAGTACCAGCCAAGGCTGCACATCGTGGAGGTGACGGAGGACGGAGTGGAGGACATTAACAGTGACAAGACTCAGAGCTTCACTTTTCCAGAGACCCAGTTTATTGCTGTCACTGCCTACCAGAACACTGAT ATCACACAGCTGAAAATTGATCACAACCCCTTCGCCAAAGGATTCAGAGATAATTATGATTC GATGTACACAGCTCCAGAGAATGACCGCCTCACCCCATCTCCAACCGACTCTCCACGTGCCCACCAGATTGTCCCTGGCGCCCGCTACACCATGCAGCCCCTCTTCCAGGACCAATTTGTCAACAACCCTCCCCAGAGTCGCTTCTACAACAGTGAGAGAGCTGTACCACAGACTAGCAGCCTCCTCTCACCTCAGATCGAAGACGGAGCTTCGCAGAGGTGGTTTGTCACCTCTATGCAGCAAGGGGGAAACAGCACTAGCACCAGCAACAAGCTAGATCTCACACCTTATGAGGGTGAATACTCAAGCTCTCTGCTTCCTTATGGTATCAAATCCCTGTCCATGCAAACATCCCACGCTCTCAGCTACTACCCAGACTCTCCTTTCACCACCATGTCTGCAGGGTGGGGGCCCAGAGCAGCATACCAGAGAAAGGTCACTCCGAGTCTGCCTTGGTCACCCAGACCCAGTCCCAGTGCTGGTTTCCCAGAGGACTCAGATAAAGTTAAACCACAgatagaggaggaggtgaatgGCAGTGGAGGCCTGATCTCCTcgtggacagagacacagacatcaGCTCTTTCCCTTGACAAGGCTGATTCTTATTCCACTGCCTGCAAACGAAGGCGTTTGTCTCTTAGTGGTCCAAGCACAGAGGACTCACCCGCTGACATCAAGTGTGAGGACTTGGTCTCAGCTGCCACCAACAGTACCGCCTATAGCAAGGAAACCCCCTCATCCAAAGGCATGGCAGCGTACTACTCCTTTTACACAAACCCTTGA